The window GCTCAGGCCCTTCCGgaataataaaggaataaaagatACAGCACTTTTAGAAGCTCAGCTTCCCCGCTGGTTCAGGGGGAATCCGGGCTTTTATCAGAGTTAACCATGTTCATCACAGCCTTCCACCAGCGCTTCATACTTAACACTGCAATGAACACACAATCATATTTATTATAGTATGAACCTGAATACAGCTACTGTAAAATTTAACTTTGTCATTACTAGTTATTGATTTAAAGTGCACTGAATCTTCAGTATCTGGCTCAGATACTACATGTTGCATTAAATGTTGGGCTGTTATGTCTCCTGTCAAATCCAGGTGATATGAATCCAGTGATACAGATCTAGAAACTGGAAATAAAGCTGGAATTGGTCATTTATTGCAATGGACATTGTAATATATTAAATTGCGCATTATAACTATCCCTTCCTTCCCTGAGCAATACCTTGAAAGGACTCCAGGTCTGACATCAAAGTGCCCACTAATCCACAAAAAGAATATTGAAAAcactttatctttttttttttttttttgctggagagAAATTAATCAATATTGAAAGCAGACAGGGGGGTGcgctggcgcagcgggttggaccgcagtcctgctctccggtgggtctggggttcgagtcccgcttggggtgccttgcgacggactggcgtcccgtcctgggtgtgtcccttccccctccggccttacgccctgtgttaccgggtaggctccggttccccgtgaccccgtatgagacaagcggttctgaaaatgtgtgtgtgtgtgtgtgtgtgtgtgaaagcagacacatttttaatgaacattGATTGACTTCTTTGACTGTAAAGCCAACAAGAGCCTAAAATCTTGAATCAATAGGATACCTAACAACTTAtcacaaacacaataaaatataagaagtgggggaaaaaatcctacctgtaaacacacacacacacacacattttcagaaccgcctgtcccatacggggtcacggggaaccggagccaacccggcaacacagggcgcaaggctggagagggaggggatacacccaggatgggacgccagtccgtcgcaaggcaccccaagtgggacccgaaccccagacccaccggagagcaggactgtggtccaacccactgcgccaccgtaccccccctACCTGTAAACATCCAGAAGATTTTGCTCATGCCTTTCCTGTGTCACTCCTCCTTGTCCACTGGGGGCAGCAGAGAGCAAAAGCAGagagtatctatctatctgtccgtccgtccgtccgtctgtctTTCGAATACATTTGTAACTTTAACTTCAATCAGGACGCACGTTCAACCCTTAGATTTTCAGACCCCTTGTAAGAAAGGTGGGAGGGCAGTTAAACTGATATggacaaaaattttaaagaaccAAATGTCATAGTAAGTAAGCTATTATTACATCACAGATAATCAAATTGGATGGGAGAAGATCCTCAGTGTCTCAGATGTTCCTCAAACTTGTGTTGCGCATCCTCTGCTGCCAAACACACAGCATGTGCAGCATCTATGTAATCCAAGCAGGCAGCGTGCCGAAATCAGCACCTCCACCAGctgtctcctcctctctctttcacGTGGGACTCGGGAAGCTCCTCACGTGCACGTGCCGAGTTGCTCAAAACGCAATCAAACATTGCTCCACAGCGGCAGgtgatttttcaaaaatccaAGGAGTTAGGCGCTCTTCGATTGCTGTTTAGCTGGAAAATggctcagaggaaaaaaaagccaatagACAACAGCGCACACTTCCAACACTTACCATAGGAGGCCATCTGTTTCTTACCATAGGTCAGTAGGTAAAACAGTGATTAAAACAGGGTCATGGTATATGAGCTTGTGTTTCTTGCTTCAAACCCCACTCCTATTACAGTAGCagtgagcaagacacttactccagtgaaaattacccagccgaaTAAATGGTCAAACTAGTGTAAGTGTTCAAAGCAACAATTTTAGCTGCTCTGCAGAAAGATgtcaaattaatgaaaataaagaatttaGAAAACCATCATTTTCAGTTGCCTTAATATGGGCCAGATAAAGATTATGATAATAACCTTCTTtgcctccaggatagactccacaCCACCATGGCCCTGTAGGGGAAAGCAGGTTTCCAAGAGCACCACATCTCACACACCTGCCAGTTAGCTGAGCGACCAATAGGGGGCACTAATGTAGCATCCTGCAGACAGGAACCCTCCCTCTGGACAATCTCAGTCATTTCCTGATGCACGACTCCCTCCCACAGCTGCTATAAAGATTTAACACACCTACAGCCACTTCTTATTCATGGCCTCTGAAATGAAATCCAGTGACAGCTTGTCCCTGGCAGGCTCTGCTTCTCTGCTTTGATTTATTGATCACATTTTTAAACTAGATGAccaagaaagaaattaaaatatattgtatacgGACAGATTGTACGTACAGGGATTCATTACAGCATTAAGGAAAATACACGATCCACTCAATAACGTAGCCATGACACTTAGTTTCATAGAAATATTTATTGCAGAGGAGGTGTCTTATTTACATGCTATCACAATGTAACATAGAATTCTACCCAATATTTCTGTGTGGATGCATTAGCCTGTTGATGAATATTCTCATAACAAGCGTTTGATGTGGCGGGAAAGGGACGTTTCACTCACGTTACAATTCATAACACTCCAAAACATGGAGATTTTAAAAAGGGCAGTGAATTTTTGAGACCTTACAGTCTCGGGCATGCAGAATCCAGCGGAGCAGCAAACAGTTACGGCATGAATAGAACTCCCCGCTGGGCGATGTCTCTCAAAGCGGCAAAAATGGCGGTAAATGAAGACGAGTGACTGACAATAcggagagaaacacacacacattgtctgaaaccgcttgtcccaaacagggtcgcggcgaaccggagcctaacccagcaacacggggcgtaaagctggagggggagggaacacacccaggacgggacgccagtctgtcacaagacaccccaagcgggactcgaaccccagaccggaGAGAAACACAAAGTACGATATTTGGTTTTCCTCATGGCAGTTAGAACAAGTGACGGAACACCATGTCTGGGGGAAGTTAATCGGAAAAGTGCCCTTGAGCAGAATGTTTGGGTTAAGCTTCTCATGAAGCAGCAGGACATGTGAAGTGCTGCATTTTTGATAAAGAAATCCTACACCGAGTGCATATTGCATGTACTTTAAATACTACGAATATGATCATAAAGTGCAGGCAGTGAAGTAAAAAAGGGTGTGGAGGTGGTACACTTTACATGCTCATTAGCATTGATCACGCAGTGTATAAGAAGCCTAACTCTGCTTTTTGGCTATTGAGTGTTTCACGAACACTGTGCCAAGACCAAATGGCGACTGGTATGAGATCACACAGAGCATGGTTCTGGAACCATCCGCGGGGAAATGAAATATGGGATTATATTGACCTATAACATCCTTTCTAAAGAAAATCAGTGAGATATGATGAGCATAACTGACAAGGTGCTGACTGACTGTTAGCATCGAAGCAAAGAGCTACACAATCCACTAAGGGAGCTGTTCACAGTAGCatggaggaggtgtagatgtaCTAACAGGTCACTGCCTGCAGGatacacactggctcctcgtgttACCGGTGTTACGAAGTTACGAGTTTTCAGAGaggcaaacattttattttcaatttattcactttttttataataataataataataataataagaagaagaataataaaaccTTATTTTATGTATTGCCTTTAAAAACAGCTTCCCAAAACACTTTAGCAAAAGAAGGAAGTGAAAAAAgttataataacaaaaaaaaaaaacacaattacagattttattgattgtaacttAAGAAAAGTGGCtggagttaaaaacaaaattaataattaatgaacaGATTTCTTGACCAAGTGATGTTTTATGAGCCAGTGTATTTGGTAACGCCCATTAAAATGGCTCACACTTTTTAGTGGCAACAACATTTATATTGGTCTATTTGGCTTTGTTACAATGCACATTAGAGTGAAATTGTTTCTGAAAACACAGCACATTAATATCTAATTTCCCCAAGTGTCGTGTTCCTGATGAAACTGTGACCTGTGCAGGTTTCAACAAAACGCGACTTTTCAGACTGTATGTTGGTAAATGAGACACATATATTGTTTGATAagtgaaaaaacaacatttctgaATACCTTGTCACAATAATAACCACATTtctttttgtataaaaataaacaaatcataACATACCTGCTTCTTATTTCAGAAGAATATAGTAAAGACCACTGAATTTATTCTAATACAAAGCAACATCTAAGAACAACTAGAGGACTCCAGAAATATTTACTGGTTCAAAAAGAAATTCAACATTCCTAACCATACTAATATATGGACTAGTTTTTTCAAAAGcttgcatttaatatttttcagatCAAAATTCGTGTCTGACCATTTACATAGAATAAAGTCCATTGCCTAAATTGCTTGACTGTTTTTCTACAGTCCGCACATACTGATTTATATCATTGTGGTTCAGACTGTAAGGAGATGGACCTCATTACTTTGTATTATTACTCTTCCGTCTGCTGAAATCATgtcacaaaaagtaaaaaaatgtgaGGAGATGGCAGAAATGGACTTCGAGCAAACACCATAAAACACAGTGACAGGCTTCAGCACGCAAGGGCTCTGAAATAGTGTGCTTATGCGTTTTTCACttttacagcagcaaaaaaatgaaagctaaaCATGTCTTCTGCAGTCTCCACATATTCTTGCCAAtgttatgaaatatttgtttttttaaaaaaaagcctgatGGGGTCACAATCAAGGAGTCATTTTATCAATAAATCAAGAACATGCGACAGAAATGGAAGGACAACAAGGAGAGACATCATTTCCAAGTGGCTCGAAAGCAGCGGTTTCATCGGGAGTCTCGGGACAAAGCTCTCAGTGATGATGACTAGCCGAGAGTTCCTCGTATAGCTCCAACAGATTTTCATAATTAAATGTGCAAGTATTTACACCGATGCTGTGCAATTCCTGTCATCCAGTTTTCCATGGTTGTCCCATATTGTCCTTTTTACACAGTCATGCATAAATCAACATTGTGGAACCACAGGTTGGACCTTAAGGTTCATGTCACACCTCTAGTTACTGTTTGGTACAGGCCACGCCCACATGCTTACCTGTAAACATTAAGGcattaatttacattgtttCTTGTCCAACAAATTCAAGATGGGTGATTCACAGATATCATCTCTCACGTGCCATGAACTGTGTGTAGGACCTTGTTGGGTTGATGCTGTTCATTACAAGTGTCAAATTCACTGACATCCTATACACCACATATAAAGTGACCAAAAGTTGCATAATCATAGGAATACGTCTTTGCCATTCAGAAAAGACGAGTATGAATTTGGAATGCTTATTGTTACacaattttttgtttcctttcaaaaaTTAGAGGAAAAGAGACAAGACTGGAAAAAAGGCaacttgtgcaaaaaaacacCCTCTTTTTCCTTTAAGTCACTTTCTGTTCTTAGAGAGCTTTTTTCCGAGGGTTCGGTATtgtgtgtaaaaaaattacaacaagaACTTGGTATCTGGAAGTCTCTTCAGGTCACAGGTCATGCTTTTTCTCCCGATGTCGTGTTGTCGTAGTCCCATGGGCAAACATCAGCCAACTTGGCATTTCCTGCTGAACCCCTAGAATCCGGACTGTTTGGTTGTGTTGCAGAAGGGTGGTGATCCTGTTCTTTACTTTTGGATACGTCCTCGAATTCCCAAGGGCACACATCAGCTAACTTGGAATTACCTGCCACGCCTACTTTGGAATTCGGAGAGTTTTGTTGTGCTGTAGGATTGTTGTTCTGCTCTTTACTACTGGACGCATCCTCAAAATCCCATGGACAAACGTCTGGCCTCTTGCTCTTGGCAGCTGCCTGTTCATTTGTGGAATTCCTCCGCTTGTCCGACGCTACCACCTCGCGACTGCTCTCTTCTGAGCCACAGACGCCCATGGCTCTCGACTGGCTTGAGCGCCGCCTCTCCCCAGATTTGCCTGGGCAGCCTTTTTCCTTGCCTTTAGACCTACGCTTCTCGTCATCCTTATCTCTCGACTTTTCTCGCTCCTTCTCTGGAGCTTTACTGGAAAGAGAGCCTTTCTTTCTTGAGTGTGAGTCCTTGCCCTTGGAAACATGTGTGGGACTGAGGGTCTTGTCAGCACTGGGAGATGGCGGAGCCTCGTAATCCCAGGGACAGATGTCTGCACTCATTGTGGATGGCTGCAGCAAGCTGCCTGTGGACTTTGAATGGTCTGAATGCAGGGTTTTGCCTTTTCCTTCGGTTGGAGTGACGCTTTTCTTCCGTCTGATCTTGTCCGGAGATCTTGCAGCTTCGGACTTAACGGAAACCTCCTCAGAATCCCAGGGGCAGATGTCGGCTTTCTGGGAGGCCTTTCCACTAAGGTTAAGAGGGGTTTGAGGTTTCATCCCCTTCTTCACACCTCGGCTCTCACTGGGCTCTTCCCTCAAGTTTGCGGTAGGCTTCTCTGCAATCTTTTGATTGGTACGTTTGCCAGCTGAAGGCAACTGGTCTTGGAGCTTCTGCTTCTGTTGCAGTTTCCCTTTCGTGCTGCTGCCATGGACTGTAGTGGTCTCTGCTGGAGCAATGGACACGTGTTTTTGAACTTTATTTTCAGACGGAGTCGGCAGGTCCTCCACTTCCCAGGGGCACACCTCGGAGAGGTCATAGAGTTCCTTGCTCCTTCCTGACTCAGAGCAGATGGACGGCTGGCTCCCACTAACTTGCTGTTTCATGATGCCCATCTTGTTGGCGGTCTGTCTGTACTCTACTGACTGGCTTGCGATCATTTTGGGGTAGCACTCCTGCGCTTCATGTATCTCACAGGGAGCCTTCTGATCTTTGCTCTTGTGGGGGCCTTTCTTTGTGCTGTCATCAGCACCGTGTGTTTTCCCCGTAAGACCGAGGGTTTTCTCCTTGGCACTCGCGATAACACTCAAGGACTTTTGCAGCATGGACGTCCTGAGGTGCATAGGCTTTTTGTCCACAGTGAGGTTGTGGGCGCTGGCAGACTTACATACCAGAGGCACAGACTCTGTAGACTCGCCCTCAACCTTCTCCGTGGACTTCTTTGCTAATTTTTTGCCCATCAGGGCATCCAGAAGTGAGTTCTCTGTGGTGGAGACCTCAATTTTGTCAGTGGCAGAGTTGTTGGATTCTTCACTCTGGTCTCGTACATGATCATAGCTGCTGTGGGACTTCTTTATGGAGAAGACCTTGTTTTTCAGAGAGTCCTCCTTGGACTTGCTGGAGTGTGAGGGGTCAAAGGGGTTCTTCCTCAGGGTGCAGAGGCTGTTCCTGGGGCCCCCATGGTCGCCGGTGTCCTTGTCATCCCGGCTACACTGGCGGCTCATGGTTTCTGGGATCTCCGTGATGCGCCTCATAAGAGAGCGGCCGAGGCCTTTCTTCGAGCTGCGCTTCTTCTGCAGGTGGGGGTTGTTGGCCAGCATTTTCTTCCGTTTATAGATTTCAAGCTGAGCATAAAGCTTCTTCAGCTCTTCCTGAGAGGTTTCAGCCATGCAGATGAAAAAATAAGACAACCAAATGACAGCAGTTGATTCTGAAATCTGCAACTGTGATGAACCAAATCAGACTGAAGATTGTGGCTGTACTTTTGCAGTAGATTACCATCTCCTGAACACACAGTCTTTAGAAACAGACATTGTAACCCCTTTACTTCTCAcattaatgtacatatttttaccCCACATATACTTAGCAAGACATGAGTTCCAATACTACTTGTCTTCTTCTCTAGTAAAGAATCAAACTGTAAGGTATAGTCGTGTGGCACTGAAGTAAAGATGACTTGCAGTGTGATTGATCCTTGAAACCTAACAAATGGAGGAAAATTTATAGAAATACCCACCCGAATGTCTTCAGGGTCCAGACTGTGTTCGCTCCAGGCTGACGTGATGCTGCTGTTCAGGTAGGACCCAGACCGGCCCATGTCCAGCTCATCTTCAAAGGCTTCAGTGGCAATGTCATCCCTCGTGTGTGTCCCTGTGAAGAAGAACTGCACGGGACAGACGAGCCCCACAGCTGAGGGTTAAATCAGCCGATGAGAACTGTCATCCCATTCAAGACAAATGTGCTGCCATTCACATAATGGCTTGTGATAATGGCTGATGGCTCCAAGAGCCCTTAAAGAACATCAGCCAGAGGATACCTGCCAGCTTACCTCCAGAGCAAGAATACTGCTAAAGAAGGGGGAATGGTGTAAGTGACATAAGGTTGGAAACCTGGGTGAGTGGGGATTCTCTAGTGTCTGGGGAGAGTATGGTAATGGGGAGGGGTAGCTGAGGGAGTGGATTGTGGGGTACCTTGGGTACAAGCAGCAGTCCTAGCGTCACAGTCACGGTGAGCTGTGAGTGAGCGAAGAACAGCATCAACATCCAATCAGGATGCAGCCCTGGTGCCAGAGTGAACCTGGAAATAGAAAGCACCATCTCTGCATGTTGGTCAAGCCCTCAAGGCATCATGGGACTGATGATTTAGAGTGGATTACAGATGCTTTGgtttttttgaataaaaagcaTTGTAAAATCAACCTACATGTTCTCATCATTAAAACAGCTGTGATAAGATAACAAAGTCCTCCTATTTTGCATacattaccacacacacacacacacacacattttcagaaccgcttgtcccatacggggtcacgggggaaccggagcctacccggtaacacagggcgtaaggccggagggggaggagacacacccaggacgggacgccagtccgtcgcaaggcaccccaagcgggactcgaaccccagacccaccggacagcaggaccgtggtccaacccactgcgccaccgcaccccccgcataCATTACCATTTTTGCATAATTATCTTTATaactttctgtatttattctgaCTTTCATTGTACTTTAAGTGCTTTTAGAGATGGACCAAAGGAATTATCTCACCATTTTAGTAAATTAGTTCACAGAGGATTAACACTTTGACACTTGTGCCtagtatgaaaaatatttgcacatcagcatttttcttgcaatttcttttttaataagcCTAATGTGGAGACTTTCCTTTTAAGATGCTATAAATTTATGCTCCTGGTAACAAAGAGTTTTATAACTTTTCCTTGCAGCAGCAAACACAGTTAATGCAAACTCATAATGAGctgcaagaaaacaaataagaaagGCCACGCTGGTTTTAGAGAAGCAAACCCTTTGAAGTTTACATTATAAACTATACCCTTGGTAGCTTTTAGATGAATTTAGGGAACGTACAGAAACGTGTGTGTTGCTAAACGTGAACGTTTCAGCCAGGCACTGGAAATTATTTCACATCGTTTCCAAAACAAATTAGGAAAAGAGCCTAATTAGGGAGCTATTTGATCTACATTGGAGTCCAATTATGTTGCTTCCAGCTGGGAAGgcatttaaaaactgcagtaaaacagcagtGCCATTTGGATCAATCTGCTCCTTTATCTGCTTAAACACTGTTATTCAAGAGCTGCTGTGCAGATTGGTGGAGAAGCTCAGTGAAGACTTCAGAGACTCATGAGAAcacatcagaggtcagaggtcatgtgATAAAATAAGGCATACTGTGTTGTATCTTCATCTCTGATCCTTGCATTTCAtcactgcatttgttttcacaCGAAACTTCTGAAGCACACATCATAATCCATATCTATATTTGAATGGACATTAAAAATCCCTGAGTTGTCTTCCGCCTCAAACTTGCAGAATATAGTTAAGACTTTGCACTGGCGACACAATATATATCctaaagtaatatatttattaaagaatcaccagttatttttaaaataacatgtttaTTAAAGTGTCACCTATTACTCATGTTACTTACAAGGCTAcgtcaaaaagtatccgcaatacatatacagtatctaTGAAAAAGCTGAGGATACCTTTTGACCTAACCTcgtatatataataaatatatatattcatgcacCCCTGTAAAAATAAGCCTATTCTAcaatttgtacagtatttattgtttttctgacATCCCATCTAGGACGCACCTGACCCTCAGCCTTGCGACCAGTaattccagaataggctccagactgccgcGACCctcatcaggacaagcagttaatgaaaacggatggatggattcattCTGCTTGCgctttttaatttatacttttatttcatGCCTCACTATTATTACTTTCATGTTGTTCGGTTATGTTAAATGTCTTTGAATGAGCACACACCATCAGTTCCTTGTACTTGGCTGATAAAGTGCGATTTCATTTTATCTTGCTTTGCTTTATGAAGTTCAGAAAGAACGAACTAGTGAAGACTAGCAACGCCCCCTCCCTTGAGGGATGCTGTTGACTTTGTCAATGTCCATTAGTTTCCAAGGGCTACTATCAGGTGCAGCTACAGCAGCACTTTTTAGTGTTACCCTTCAATTACCTGGCAAATGTAATACAATTTCTGATCATGATTCTATTCCTTGTCCTCAACAGGAAGAACACAAACACTAATTTGAACAAAAGAGCAGTATGTAAAATGACTGGGCTTCcctacaaaatatatataataaccACAGAAATGTTGCAATACTTTGGTGCTGTTGCATGAATGTGCAGGTACTGTATGTTACCTAATGATATGGAATATTGCAGAGATGACGAGCTCGTTGTAGAGAGCCACAGCCATGTAGCGCGGCTCGTGAAATGCTGACGGCACCGTCCTCACAGCGTAGCACAGGTAAACTCCCCAGAAAAGGAGGAGGACTTCAGCTGTCGagcagaaaacaagcaaaacgGCGGCTAAATGTAAGATCACTGTTTCTTTATTACTGCGAGgcagtacactggctcctcatcttacaGAAACAGTTTGGACCAGAAGCCTGTTTGTAATTCCAGTTGTTCATAACTTCAAAGTTACTTTTCCTACCaagttacaataaaaaaatttaataatactaacattccttgattttttttgtggattaGCATCTGTCaaaatcttggatatagctataataaaactttaaataaatgacTCGAATATACTTTATCTGTTTATCTGTTTATCTGTAGCATCGACTGTTGATAGATTCATGAGTTTTTCTCTATTATTGCACATTCCCTTGCTTCAGCAAGACACTTCTCAAAAGCATtgcatgttaaatattttctcaggggtacaacagcaagtgTCAGGATACCCACCGATAGCCATCATGTAGTCCCAGCGGTCCAGAACACACATGCTATACTGCAGACCGTCAGGCGTGCGGCCAGCGTCGACAAGCAACACGTCCCGGTCCAGGTTCTGGCACACGGCCAGGGTCCAGGATGCAAGAAACCAGAAGACAACAAGCAGGATGATCCCGAGCAAGCGCAGCACACGCCAGCTGGTCATGTAAGGGATCCGTTGGGCGGTACGTGACAGGAAAACCTTCAGAACCCTGTAAAGATCCAGAAGAGCGCTGAGCTGAAATCCCTTTTGGACCCCACTACTGGACCACAAGTTAACCATCACCAGCAATCCTGCAACCATACATCATGCCAGGGCAGTATCTTTGTGACACCCCTAGGCAAGAATCAGTCCAGCATCCCTGAGACTTCTATCTCTCAGCTAATAaaggtacacatacatacatagagaTTTTATTGAGATATACTGTAGATACATGAATATCATGGAgatgggaaaataaaattagaacttataaataactttttgtaatgtaattatttctgaTAATACATGAACGTTACATATGCACACAgaataaaaactgatattttaacaACTGGAAACTGACTTATTTTCAAGGTTAAAGCTGCCTAAGAGAACTAACAGATGTAGACTATTTACTATGCGGGGCAAAAGTTTATGTAATAGAAAACGTTACATACAAAATTGCACCATTTCAAAGATACAGGGCGACAATGTGTGACACAATGTTTACAAAGTATATAAAGAGGCATATCttcaattttttcattaaaattgtttCTACATTATTAAACAATCAATAACTTAGCTAAATTTGGTACCCCTAATACCAGCCCTAATTGCTCAGGTTCGCCTCATTTAATATTGTCCCTTTATCAGGGTTTCCGTTTGTCTATGGATCTCTTTGTAGAATGTGTGAAGTGTGTAGTCctgttatttcttttataataaatatttctacCAATGGAAACGTGAATTTTTTGTTGGATTTGTCACATCTTGTCTGATGAGAAAATTTGGGGAAAAGGTCTTTTATGGATTGTACTTGTTGTTCCAGCTTTCTTATTAGAACTATGGCTTTTGCTGTCATTCTGTACACTTTTGGCGACTGGACATCATGAGAAAAATCCTGATCTCATAGATGCATtagtgacacacaaacacaccggTTCGGTGCGCTTTAACCCAGATACGCTGAACAGAAGAGTACCTGTACAGTTTGAGGATCACAGTCCCATAAACAGTGGCAAAGCCCAGAAGCCTCACCCATCTCAGGAGAATGCAGCGGAACACGCTTGGCTcaaagtacaagatcaataccttaaatggggagaaaaaaaattgcatttacatttatttatttagcacatgcttttctccaaagccacacacatctcagaaaacaatattcATGCAAACATGTTCAGCATATGACCAGGAGCAGAATTTTGCATTGTGCTTTGACCTGTCACTTTGCACTTGAAGACCCTGTTTTCaaactccacctcctgctgtaataccctaaatcaaggcacttacttggaattaatacagtaaaaatgaccttgctgtataaatgaataaatgatacaCAGTTACATTGCCCTCTCCTGGTCAAAAGACCATTCTGCATTGGAACAGAACTGGCAAAACAGCAAGAGCTGTTGACAAACTGTGTTTCAATGAAACATAAGATACACAGAAAGGGTGTAAAAGTCACTGAAGGATGGataagatgctttggacaaaagtgtcagctaactagtgtaaaatgttttaaggcTGTCAATCCCTTCCATGCCTGTGAAAGTGGCACCATTTCTCCTGGTTTGGAAAAAGTGTGACTGGGTGTGATTTTAGAGGATCCCGCCCCGGTGTTTGTTTTGTCCCATCAAGCTGTTGTGTAACCAACCAGAATCCAATCAGCCGGACTCCTTCCCCTACTAACAGAGGGGTAAATTGTGTACGTCTCGCCTTGCAGCTCCTCAAAGCGTTAGCCACC of the Scleropages formosus chromosome 7, fSclFor1.1, whole genome shotgun sequence genome contains:
- the LOC108937586 gene encoding probable G-protein coupled receptor 158; the protein is MIPSQRRAPGDMAVIMVPLLMLLLLLLQEVGFALGSNYGYVEWSEQDGDADGAGRHPVHSTHASVQETQHPPTRPATERPVLAHRIEEDLPRVVTAFLHTGDTSALARAPCARSYELSSLRGAPRGVLTTHESLRGARDALARAASFLSASLRVNGSREHDLRGGARWYRALVRSMLEGDPKLHRAAITFLPELSSSSSSSSPSSSPSSTSSSPHILLQATRADREVVVQDLSSTAHVHLKNRTPEWEWISELRDRRKPHLHNRRAMGSGAVPTKATGDAHVHDRTHVKWSAPYLECENGHFAPHWLLSLSAGFYKFKTDSSPEIMRGVVRVDVNLQDVDIDQCSSTGWFGGTHRCNLTTMECKPIVGHGFILDKYRCHCRKGFYHPSRVALNGFQRREKSQDASDGLSEEAATEGVAPCLPCHEGCTHCKDDSPCLAQEDRLLRLAVLSFQGLCVLAAIISMLFVYHFRRSKRIKASGLILLEVILSGSILLYFPVLILYFEPSVFRCILLRWVRLLGFATVYGTVILKLYRVLKVFLSRTAQRIPYMTSWRVLRLLGIILLVVFWFLASWTLAVCQNLDRDVLLVDAGRTPDGLQYSMCVLDRWDYMMAIAEVLLLFWGVYLCYAVRTVPSAFHEPRYMAVALYNELVISAIFHIIRFTLAPGLHPDWMLMLFFAHSQLTVTVTLGLLLVPKFFFTGTHTRDDIATEAFEDELDMGRSGSYLNSSITSAWSEHSLDPEDIREELKKLYAQLEIYKRKKMLANNPHLQKKRSSKKGLGRSLMRRITEIPETMSRQCSRDDKDTGDHGGPRNSLCTLRKNPFDPSHSSKSKEDSLKNKVFSIKKSHSSYDHVRDQSEESNNSATDKIEVSTTENSLLDALMGKKLAKKSTEKVEGESTESVPLVCKSASAHNLTVDKKPMHLRTSMLQKSLSVIASAKEKTLGLTGKTHGADDSTKKGPHKSKDQKAPCEIHEAQECYPKMIASQSVEYRQTANKMGIMKQQVSGSQPSICSESGRSKELYDLSEVCPWEVEDLPTPSENKVQKHVSIAPAETTTVHGSSTKGKLQQKQKLQDQLPSAGKRTNQKIAEKPTANLREEPSESRGVKKGMKPQTPLNLSGKASQKADICPWDSEEVSVKSEAARSPDKIRRKKSVTPTEGKGKTLHSDHSKSTGSLLQPSTMSADICPWDYEAPPSPSADKTLSPTHVSKGKDSHSRKKGSLSSKAPEKEREKSRDKDDEKRRSKGKEKGCPGKSGERRRSSQSRAMGVCGSEESSREVVASDKRRNSTNEQAAAKSKRPDVCPWDFEDASSSKEQNNNPTAQQNSPNSKVGVAGNSKLADVCPWEFEDVSKSKEQDHHPSATQPNSPDSRGSAGNAKLADVCPWDYDNTTSGEKA